The genomic DNA TTGTTGTTCTTGTTCAGGTGCTGTTCAACGGGCGTAGGATGGTCTGTGTGAGTGCTGACAACCCGGCAGTGAAGACGGTGCTGGAGCTGACGGAGGCCAACTGTGTTCCACCCAATCAGAACATCACAGTGCAGGTGGAGGCCAAGAACTCCGTCTCTCCTCAGCGCTACACCAGAGACCTGGCTCTGGCAGCTGCCTTCTGCTTCgctggtcagtacctcaggaaCTATTTCATCAATGGCCAGATGTAACTTTTCTCTTCTTCAATAGTGGTAAATACAGTATGTGAAATTGATTGGCTTCTGTATAATTCAACACGGTAAAGTACAGTGTGTTTTCTCTTTTATCCCCTTGCATAAATCCTTAGTCAGTCGGCTGTAACTCATAACTATGCTAATCATTTAAAGGTGGTGTTGGACTCACCCTAGCTGTGGTGTACATAATTTACCACAAACTGGAGACGAACAAGAGAGACCGGAATGGAGCTAaggaggaggagaataggaggACAGCACCAACCCAAACAGTCCCTCACTGGGATCCGAGCAGGGAGAACCAAGCCCTTCACCTGGCTCAAATGGGACTGGAAACCAAGCTGATGCTCCCCAATAGCAACCAGCAAGGCAGCCACCTTCAGCCCTGGGAAAGGGAGAGAGCCATGTATGATCTGAGGATGGGTAAAGTCGGCCGCCATTTTACACGCCCCCACTGTGGCCCTGCAGTCACTGGGTCTGCAGTGGAACAGGGGGGAGGAGATGAACACATGAACACCCTGGACATGCTCAGGCAGGGAGGAGCCCAGCCCAATAAGATGGAGAGGCTGGCCATgacagatgagaggaggagacataTGCCAACGCAAGCACTGATCTCGAAGATGGAAGGTAAGCATGTTTTGgtgaatagtctgggtatccatttgactagatgtttaggagtctcatggcttgggggtagaagctgtttagaagcctcttggacctagacttggcgctccggtaccgcttgccttgcggtagcagggagaacagtctatgagtagggtggagtctttgacaatttttagtgccttcctctgacaccgcctggtatagaggtcccggatggcaggaagcttggccccagtgatgtactgggctgttagCACTACCcccataccagacagtgatgcaaccagatggtgcattgtaatcagtaatgcaacttttggattacccaaactcagtaacgtaatctgattactttcagcAATTGAAGAAGACAAAAAGGCATCAAACGCATTTACTAGTGTGTCATCTTAGTGGTCTCTgatttgtggtcagactcgctcaggtggaaaaACTTAaacttttttcaatgctgaattgaatgtcattgagaaaacagatttcatattttttttttttttttccgcaaaacatcctttctgaattgaaaaataattaaagaagtaatcatctagttttttaaaagtatctgattacaatattttagctGGTAACGTAACTGATTGCAGTTtctttgtaatcagattacaagtaactgattacatgtaatcaTTTACTCCCAAACCCAGTCGCTAAGCAAGGAGCGTGACATCCATTAAAACGGCATAAACTGTTAGAATGGGAGAATGAAGGGAAAAGTATGAGTATTAAAGAAAACTAGACTACAGACAGTACAATACGTCATTGACAGACACACAAACTTCAGATTATCAAAGATTTATCTAACACTGTCTTTCCCGGTGTTCATACTTAGATGTAagaggtcaaaggtcattcaACAGGCCACCAGAGGGTCATCAGGAGTTACTCGATCACCAACAGGGTTATAAAAAACATGGTCCTAATGGCAACAACCAGCCATTGGGTGGCAGCAACAGCTACTTTCCACCTGCTCAAAGAAACATGTCCACACATAAAGGTCTAAGAGATGAGATGGCAAGTCCTGGAAATTACATTGACAACAAACAGTCAAATTTGAATTTCCAACCAGAGGGTGGCAGACCTGTGACTGACTATCAAACTGCCAGCTGTGTGAACTGTCACAGAACCTATGAGTACAGACAGCCAGGGGATAAAGCCAGGGATGTTTCATATGGACTCCATGCAAGAGAATCTGCTGGATATGAGGGATTCCCCAACCACAACCAACTGACAAGGCAAAATAAGGGAAAGAACATGAACTACAACCAGTCTAATGTGGACATCTATGCAAAGCATGCAAGTGAGCAGAGGAGTGTGACCTTTGACTTGGAAAGACCTCGAGTGCATGTCGTCGATGTACAAAAGACTAACCGTGATAGGGAAGGCAAACATGACAGGATTCAAAGTTCTAGGAAGGCGGAATATGGTGACACGCAGACACTGCGCTATGAAGGCAGTGGACGCTATGAAGGCAGTGGACGATCTGCGAGGAGTAATGCTCTTGAAAGAGAAGACAACTCTAAAAGGCATAAACATAAAGTCCAGGCAAGTGGGTTCCTAAAAGTAAAGCTCAACCTTAACCCACTTAAGAAAAGCAAGGTCCATCCAAGGAAAAACAGCCACCAGAATCTAGAACAGGGCGACAGAGAACCAACCAACTCCAAGAACCGAAAACAACTGAAAACGGGGGGGAAAGATGTCAAAGGCAAAAGGCACCACCAGGATGAGTCTGAGTCTAAAGGAAAAACAGACAAATCCAGTAAAGGAAACTCGACTGCCAAAAACAAAGCCAATCAGACATCCAAAAATAAATCTACCGTTAGCAAGTCTAAAGAAATTGATGATAATTATGAGGATAATGAGTCCGAAGAGGAAGACGAGAAAGAAGTTCCAGTGCCACAGCAAAACAAGGCATCCCCCAAGCAAAAAATGACAACCtcaaaatcaaaacaggaacaccAGGAAGGCTCAAATGACCATCCCAAGAAGAGTAGAACTGCTCAAGATCAGAAGAAGGCCGACGTCTCACAAAATAGAACTGGAGGAGTAACTGAGGAATCTGGTGAAGCACCTATACCAAGCAATTTGAGTCCTTACCAGTCAGACCCCAACAGAGTTAGTGGTAGTTCAGCCAATGGGCAGCAGGTGAAGCAATACAAAAATGGACAGGGCCAAGCACTCATCCCTGAGGTACCCCAACATCCCCGTTGCCTAGGCGATGGAGTGACTCTTCAGAGGGCATTGAGTAACCCACAACTGTCAGCAGCACACCCCCTCACAGGAGTGGAAATTACTTCCAGTTACAGTAACCTTCCTGTACAGGGAGGAaactctacactattacaaaacaCTGTTGCTCCAAACCCTGCTTACGGTGGCAAATTACAGCCTCAAAGCTTGAGCAGACCAGGCAGTTTAGACAATTTACAGGCTCAAAGCCTGAGCAAACAAGGTTGTTTAAGTCCTCCACCTTTACTGACTAACATCCCACACACATTCCCACTATACACAGGCAATGCAGGGAGCTTGCCTGTAAATCCATTTATCCCGCTGTTGTCACAGCCAGTTTCAGGTAACTTTAACCAGGAGGCCATGATCGGCTCTCAACCAACCCAGTTTCCACTCCAAAGCGTGGAAGATCTCACTCTGCTTGCCCAGGGTCCTGGATCACTAATTGGGAAGAATATCTCTCCAATTGCCCAGGGTTCTGGCTCACTAAATGGGGAGAGTCTCTCCAACAACAACAGTATGAACGCAGCGAGGGATAGCTCAAAATGACCGCTTCACCTTAATGCTCAAGTGAACCTAGAACGATGCCCTCTATTACAGTGATAGAACTTctcaacatactgtatgtcatgttatattGAATGTCATGTGAAAATGTTATTTGTCCACTGCTTATTATTCTGCCTAGTTGCTTGATCATAAATAacaattttatatatatatttttaaacatactgtacatgaaATATTTACCGTATTTATTTGTCAGCCAATGCACTTACTCAACCCGTCATCCTATGTTTAACACCTGACTCAAGGTGTTATGAATGATTTAATGATGAAGTTTGGTCAAGTGTGTGCATTGGTAGATAACTTGTATTTTTATCAATTCTGTTTTACACAAATAAAAATGTTGAATAAACGTGGAAATAAAATGTCCTCAAGTCTCCTGAATCCTTATTTTAAATTACACATGTTGTTGGTTTGGGTTACATTTGGCACAGGGTAGACACATGGCAGTGTATACAGTTTGGTTTGACAGCCCTACTGAACTCTAAATCCTCTCCATTGGGTTTAGGCTTACACAAGGTGACTGTTGTGAAGGGTCATGGCACCCCACAGGACTCCATTTGCTTCCAATTACACTTAATCACCTACCCTCTACCTTTCACCATATAAGCAGCTTTTCCTCCCTTCCTTTTGTGCGTGATATGAGAAAGGGCCTAGTTCTTATGTTGTTGGAGATACAATTACATAAAGGACATCCTTGTTATCCACATCCAAGCCTATCTCCAAGGCCTTACACACCACAACTCCTAGCACATCCTTCCTACCTAACCTACAGGCCTTACAAGCCCCAACTCCTAACCTCCATCAAACCATCCCCCATATGCTCTGTTTGTTCCTATGTTCAACTGTAATATATACCCTTAAACCTGGTTTCCTGCTCCATCTCCTCATTTGCATTCTGACTGATTATCGCCATGGTGACAGGTACAGTCCTGAACCTAGTTTTACAGTCCATTCTAGCCCTAGTCCTTTTCTTCAGTGACACTTCATTGTAAGGGTTTGTTGCACAGCAAGGTGCTCTATCTCCAGGTAAAGTAAGAGGGGTGGTTTCCCAGACAGAGTTTATTTTAAGTCGGGACTAGGCTAATTCTACTAAAATTAATCCAAATGTTAGTCtttgttcgtcaaaagagagatcagggtccagattaacgccaaggtccttcacagttttatttgagacgactgtacaaccatcaagattaattgtcagattcaacagaagatctctttgtttcttgggacctaaaacAAGCATCTCTGCCATCCACTTCTTTATGTCTGAGaaacaggcttctagcgagggcaattttggggcttcaccatgtttcattgaaatgtacagctgtgtgtcatccgcatagcagtgaaagttaacattatgttttcgaatgacatccccaagaggtaaaataaaacggaaccttgaggaacatcgaaatttacagttgatttgtcagaggacaaaccactcacagagacaaactgatatctttccgacagataagatctaaaccaggccagaacttgtccgtgtagaccaatttgggtttccaatctctccaaaataatgtggtgattgatggtatcaaaagcagcactaaggtctaggagcacgaggacagatgcagagcctcggtctgatgccattaaaaggtaatttaccaccttcacaagtgcagtctcagtgctatgatggggtctaaaaccagactgaagcatttcgtatacattgtttgtcttcaggaaggcagtgagttgctgcgcaacagctttttctacaatttttgagaggaatggaagattcgatataggccgatagttttttatattttctgggtcaaggtttgttttttcaagagaggctttattactgccacttttagtgagtttggtacacatccggtggatagagagacgtttattatgttcaacataggagggacaagcacaggaagcagctctttcagtagtttagttggaatagggtccagtatgcagcttgaaggtttagaggccatgattattttcatcattgtgtcaagagatatagtactaaaacacttgagtgtctctcttgatcctaggtcctggcagagttgtgcagactcaggacaactgagctttggaggaatacg from Oncorhynchus keta strain PuntledgeMale-10-30-2019 chromosome 23, Oket_V2, whole genome shotgun sequence includes the following:
- the LOC118402556 gene encoding leucine-rich repeat-containing protein 53-like; protein product: MLTDGAIVSVDRHFLSDMSNMTVLSLSHNAITTLTHDAFQNLTILHTLLLDHNHLSSQTLDRATFSWLPRLEILQLGNNALREVKGSWFHAARALRTLQLGGNRLTRLDATTFASADLRALETLDLSDNLITYLGRDSFRGLPELRSLDLSRNQLRNALPEAFSYLSWLTSLNLELNRWNCTCELRELASFLTSYMEAPDKVLFNGRRMVCVSADNPAVKTVLELTEANCVPPNQNITVQVEAKNSVSPQRYTRDLALAAAFCFAGGVGLTLAVVYIIYHKLETNKRDRNGAKEEENRRTAPTQTVPHWDPSRENQALHLAQMGLETKLMLPNSNQQGSHLQPWERERAMYDLRMGKVGRHFTRPHCGPAVTGSAVEQGGGDEHMNTLDMLRQGGAQPNKMERLAMTDERRRHMPTQALISKMEGKHVLVNSLGIHLTRCLGVSWLGGRSCLEASWT